In Rattus rattus isolate New Zealand chromosome 3, Rrattus_CSIRO_v1, whole genome shotgun sequence, one genomic interval encodes:
- the LOC116895805 gene encoding Fc receptor-like protein 5 encodes MPGSFSCGVAFTQLWLTLLVVTPVNGQHEAVLQSVVSLQPSWTTFFQGEKVTLSCYGFGFYLPQKIKWYWKKKTQTQLQSTSTSTLKVRESGEYWCQADNFLPSMHVHLDFRRDSPVLQAPPAVFEGDSVVLRCHTKEDIAAESLKFYKNDKALELSGPSSELHIRHANLKDNGQYKCTKNWRFWTIPSNTVRVQVQELLPRRPVLMATPSQPIDGSPVTLTCQIQLPAQRSNVQLQFCFLKNLQALESGCSNSSEFHIPAIWTEEPTWYQCRAETVNSQTRKQSTALKIPVQRALADFQTYITPASKLVYEGQSLLLNCSVNGVPGPLKISWYKRDMLNKKANIPKSSGAEFKISKVNISDAGEYYCEAKNSRRRFVSRAVPITIKVPVSQPVLTLSSGKTQALEGDLMTLHCISQRGSPYILYEFYHENVSLGNSSTLSGGGGGASFNFSMSTERSGNYHCTADNGLGAQNSEAIWISVADMTNNRSVPVIAGITVGLLITAVGVFLSYCWFSRQAGGKPASDESRSPSDAEPQEPTYYNIPACIELQPVYSNDPKEAVIYTEIRRTQPKPKRAVKESESPRSRCQMAEKN; translated from the exons ATGCCCGGTTCATTCTCATGCGGTGTGGCGTTCACACAGCTGTGGCTGACTCTCCTGGTTGTGA ccCCTGTCAATGGACAACATG aaGCTGTACTCCAGTCTGTGGTTTCCCTTCAGCCTTCATGGACCACTTTCTTTCAAGGAGAGAAAGTCACTCTGTCTTGTTATGGATTTGGCTTCTACTTACCCCAGAAAATAAAATGgtactggaaaaagaaaacacagacgcAATTACAAAGCACGTCTACATCTACCTTAAAGGTCCGTGAGTCCGGAGAGTACTGGTGCCAAGCCGACAACTTCCTTCCAAGCATGCACGTGCACTTAGACTTTCGTCGAG ATTCTCCGGTGCTGCAAGCTCCCCCTGCTGTGTTCGAAGGAGACTCTGTGGTTCTGAGGTGCCACACAAAGGAAGACATAGCAGCAGAGAGCCTGAAATTTTACAAGAATGATAAAGCTCTGGAATTATCTGGTCCAAGTTCTGAGCTCCATATTCGTCATGCAAATCTGAAGGACAACGGTCAATACAAGTGCACTAAGAATTGGCGTTTCTGGACTATCCCTTCCAATACGGTCAGAGTTCAAGTCCAAG AGCTGCTCCCACGGCGGCCTGTGCTGATGGCCACACCCTCCCAGCCCATAGATGGAAGCCCAGTGACCCTGACCTGTCAGATCCAGCTCCCTGCACAGAGGTCAAATGTCCAGCTCCAGTTCTGTTTCTTGAAAAACCTCCAGGCTCTGGAATCAGGCTGCAGCAACTCCTCAGAGTTTCACATTCCTGCTATATGGACTGAAGAACCAACATGGTACCAGTGCAGGGCAGAAACAGTGAATTCCCAAACTAGAAAACAAAGTACAGCGTTAAAAATTCCAGTGCAGA GAGCTCTTGCTGACTTCCAAACATACATCACGCCAGCCTCAAAATTGGTGTACGAAGGGCAGTCACTGTTACTCAACTGCTCAGTAAATGGAGTCCCAGGGCCCCTCAAAATCTCCTGGTACAAAAGGGACATGCtgaataaaaaagcaaatattcCAAAGTCCTCAGGAGCAGAATTCAAGATCTCCAAGGTGAACATCAGCGACGCAGGGGAGTATTACTGTGAGGCTAAAAACAGTCGCCGACGTTTTGTCAGCCGGGCAGTTCCCATCACCataaaag tcccAGTATCTCAACCAGTTCTCACCCTAAGTAGTGGGAAGACTCAGGCCCTTGAGGGAGACTTGATGACACTTCATTGTATATCCCAGAGGGGCTCTCCATATATCCTGTATGAGTTCTACCATGAGAATGTCTCCCTGGGGAACAGCTCTACactctcaggaggaggaggaggagcatcctTCAACTTCTCGATGAGCACAGAGAGATCTGGAAACTACCACTGCACAGCAGACAATGGCCTGGGAGCCCAGAACAGTGAGGCTATTTGGATCTCTGTTGCTG ACATGACCAACAACAGAAGTGTTCCTGTGATTGCCGGTATCACTGTGGGACTGCTCATCACAGCTGTTGGAGTGTTTCTGTCATATTGCTGGTTCTCTAGACAAGCAG GGGGAAAGCCTGCCTCTGATGAGTCCAG GAGTCCTTCAGATGCAGAACCCCAGGAGCCCACCTATTACAACATCCCAGCCTGTATAGAACTGCAGCCAGTGTACAGCAATG ACCCTAAAGAAGCCGTGATTTACACGGAAATACGGAGAACTCAACCGAAACCGAAACGTGCAG TTAAGGAGTCTGAAAGCCCAAGATCAAGGTGCCAGATGGCTGAGAAAAACTAG